The following coding sequences lie in one Halorarum halophilum genomic window:
- a CDS encoding DUF7835 family putative zinc beta-ribbon protein, whose translation MATQPSDPDDVRQSCGTCDGKTPHEVCVEIRTESEKEENAEFSREPYRVVTCTECGTETAMRMNNA comes from the coding sequence ATGGCGACCCAACCCTCCGACCCCGACGACGTCCGCCAGTCGTGCGGCACCTGCGACGGGAAGACGCCCCACGAGGTGTGCGTGGAGATCCGCACGGAGAGCGAGAAGGAGGAGAACGCGGAGTTCTCGCGGGAGCCCTACCGCGTCGTCACCTGCACCGAGTGCGGGACCGAGACGGCGATGCGGATGAACAACGCCTGA
- a CDS encoding HIT family protein, translated as MDQVFAPWRIDWVEREDGDETIDGCPFCVLPERDADRESRIVARTPRSFVILNNYPYNPGHAMVIPREHEGDYAALGEADLLDHARLKQRTFEALRGALDPDGFNAGMNHGGSAAGGSIDEHVHTHVVPRWGGDTNFMPVVSDTKVIVEALDDTWERVRDAFAELDGARLDGDDDAVRFVGE; from the coding sequence ATGGATCAGGTGTTCGCCCCGTGGCGCATCGACTGGGTCGAGCGCGAGGACGGGGACGAGACCATCGACGGGTGCCCGTTCTGCGTCCTGCCCGAGCGCGACGCCGACCGCGAGTCGCGCATCGTCGCCCGCACGCCCCGCTCGTTCGTCATCCTCAACAACTACCCGTACAACCCGGGCCACGCCATGGTCATCCCGCGGGAGCACGAGGGCGACTACGCCGCGCTGGGGGAGGCCGACCTGCTCGACCACGCGCGGCTGAAACAGCGGACGTTCGAGGCGCTCCGGGGCGCGCTCGACCCGGACGGGTTCAACGCGGGGATGAACCACGGCGGCTCCGCGGCCGGCGGGTCGATCGACGAGCACGTCCACACGCACGTCGTCCCGCGGTGGGGCGGCGACACGAACTTCATGCCGGTTGTCTCGGACACGAAGGTCATCGTCGAGGCGCTCGACGACACCTGGGAGCGCGTCAGGGACGCGTTCGCCGAACTCGACGGGGCTCGACTCGACGGCGACGACGACGCCGTCAGGTTCGTCGGCGAGTGA
- a CDS encoding winged helix-turn-helix domain-containing protein codes for MSTPAEDAPEAVEEAGLTPAEAFALLGNETRIDILQALHEATVERGQEPVPFSDLYERIDLDDSAHFNYHLKQLLEHFVRKTDGGYTFRTAGWKVVRSVFAGTFTGRAEVGPFDAPGECYACGGDLAASYRNEMLTIACGDCGRTLVDYTFPPGGLDDRTPEEFLDAFHHHVRHHYCLAADGVCPECMGRMTTTLDSGTNVPGRDLEVHHVCDRCDNRLDSAVGLNLLDTAPVLNFFSERGHDLTTEPFWTFDWCVSDARTTVLQEDPLQIRLDLPAGDEVLSVTVDGTLSLLDVSEA; via the coding sequence ATGAGTACCCCCGCCGAAGACGCCCCCGAGGCCGTCGAGGAGGCCGGTCTCACGCCCGCGGAGGCGTTCGCCCTGCTCGGCAACGAGACGCGCATCGACATCCTCCAGGCGCTCCACGAGGCCACCGTCGAGCGCGGCCAGGAGCCGGTACCGTTCTCCGACCTGTACGAGCGCATCGACCTCGACGACAGCGCGCACTTCAACTACCACCTGAAGCAACTGCTCGAGCACTTCGTCCGCAAGACCGACGGCGGCTACACCTTCCGCACCGCCGGCTGGAAGGTCGTCCGCTCGGTGTTCGCGGGGACGTTCACCGGCCGCGCGGAGGTCGGGCCGTTCGACGCGCCGGGCGAGTGCTACGCCTGCGGCGGCGACCTCGCGGCGTCGTACCGGAACGAGATGCTCACCATCGCGTGCGGTGACTGTGGCCGGACGCTGGTCGACTACACGTTCCCGCCCGGCGGCCTCGACGATCGCACGCCCGAGGAGTTCCTCGACGCCTTCCACCACCACGTTCGGCACCACTACTGTCTCGCCGCGGACGGCGTCTGCCCGGAGTGCATGGGCCGCATGACGACGACGCTCGACTCGGGGACGAACGTCCCCGGGCGGGACCTCGAGGTCCACCACGTCTGCGACCGGTGTGACAACCGTCTCGACTCGGCGGTCGGGCTGAACCTGCTCGACACCGCGCCGGTGCTGAACTTCTTCTCGGAGCGGGGTCACGACCTGACGACCGAGCCGTTCTGGACGTTCGACTGGTGCGTGAGCGACGCGCGGACGACCGTGCTCCAGGAGGACCCACTGCAGATCCGGCTGGACCTCCCCGCCGGCGACGAGGTCCTCTCGGTGACGGTCGACGGGACGCTCTCCCTGCTCGACGTCAGCGAGGCGTAG